A section of the Streptomyces sp. V3I8 genome encodes:
- a CDS encoding YihY/virulence factor BrkB family protein, with amino-acid sequence MGTAVHVPQTRDMIGEELSGDEALTALRRYGGRRLLVDAFSRFRYADGFSHARSLAFQVVVGMVPFAIALVGVATTVHTESIGRIIELTLGRIVPGASAALVEEALDKTARSAGSGAWGALAMWLGLAFAVLNLASAMGQVERGANRIYGIERDRPFLVKYGRSLLLALAAGMPLVLGFLVLVAGDAVGESVVQALGWSRDSLDWWGPVEVPLGVALAWVASAVIFRWAPRRDQPGYTWLAFGSAVHLVLWVVATWLLALYVARSGSFGAVYGPLTAFVALLLWANLTGIALFLGVAFAAQLEAARAGITDAVEPDPGSGP; translated from the coding sequence ATGGGTACCGCCGTGCACGTCCCGCAGACGCGGGACATGATCGGGGAGGAACTCTCCGGGGACGAGGCACTCACCGCGCTGCGGCGCTACGGAGGCCGCCGGCTGCTGGTGGACGCGTTCTCCCGCTTCCGCTACGCCGACGGCTTCAGCCACGCGCGCTCCCTGGCCTTCCAGGTGGTGGTGGGCATGGTCCCCTTCGCCATCGCGCTGGTCGGTGTCGCCACGACCGTCCACACCGAGAGCATCGGGCGGATCATCGAGCTCACCCTCGGCCGGATCGTGCCCGGTGCCAGCGCCGCTCTGGTCGAGGAGGCGCTGGACAAGACGGCGCGCAGCGCCGGGTCCGGCGCCTGGGGCGCCCTCGCGATGTGGCTCGGCCTCGCCTTCGCGGTGCTCAACCTGGCCTCGGCGATGGGCCAGGTCGAGCGGGGCGCCAACCGGATCTACGGCATCGAGCGCGACCGTCCCTTCCTGGTCAAGTACGGCCGCTCCCTGCTTCTGGCCCTCGCCGCGGGCATGCCGCTGGTGCTGGGGTTCCTCGTCCTCGTCGCCGGTGACGCGGTGGGGGAGTCGGTGGTCCAGGCCCTCGGCTGGTCCCGGGACAGCCTCGACTGGTGGGGGCCGGTCGAGGTGCCGCTGGGTGTCGCGCTGGCCTGGGTCGCCTCCGCGGTGATCTTCCGCTGGGCCCCTCGCAGGGACCAGCCGGGATACACCTGGCTGGCCTTCGGCTCGGCGGTCCACCTGGTGCTCTGGGTCGTGGCCACCTGGCTGCTGGCGCTCTACGTCGCCAGGAGCGGGTCGTTCGGCGCGGTCTACGGGCCGCTCACCGCGTTCGTCGCACTGCTGCTGTGGGCCAACCTCACCGGCATCGCGCTCTTCCTCGGCGTCGCCTTCGCCGCCCAGCTCGAGGCCGCCCGGGCCGGCATCACCGACGCGGTGGAGCCGGATCCGGGCTCCGGCCCCTGA
- a CDS encoding GMC oxidoreductase: protein MNDDSPRGTRLRGVSRRKFITGTGSLLGSAALAGHTAAAHAATAAATAVIEPGARVPALVIGTGYGGSVAALRLAQAGVDVHMIEMGMAWDTPGPDGKIFANTTSPDQRSYWLRTRTKQPLSNFLGFPIDRDVPRYTGVLDAEEMGGIIVYQGRGVGGGSLVNGGMAVTPRRENFGAVLPSVDAGPMYSVYYPRANAGLGVGTVDPAWFETADCYQYARVGRKHAQRSGFPFVFVPDVYDWDYMEQEAAGTVPKSALAGEILYGNNYGKKSLQKTYLARARATGHVFVSPLHKVTSVAPATGGGYLVVIDQLDTTGATTTTKTVTADRVFFAAGSVGTSKLLVRLKATGALPNLNGEVGRGWGDNGNVMCGRANHLWDPTGALQSSIPCSGIDNWAAGGAFAEVAPLPTGIETYASFYLSITKNPNRARFSWNASAGRVDLDWQTAWKQPSIDMAKTIFDRINAKEGTIYRTDLFGTYKIWGDHLTYHPLGGAVLDKATDNYGRLHGHPGLYVIDGALIPGNTSVNPFVTITALAERNIEAIIAADL, encoded by the coding sequence ATGAACGACGATTCCCCACGTGGGACCCGCCTCAGAGGTGTCTCCCGTAGAAAATTCATCACTGGAACCGGTTCTCTTCTCGGCTCGGCCGCGCTCGCCGGGCACACGGCCGCGGCGCACGCCGCCACCGCTGCCGCGACCGCCGTGATCGAGCCGGGGGCGCGGGTGCCCGCGCTCGTGATCGGCACCGGGTACGGCGGTTCCGTTGCCGCGCTGCGGCTGGCTCAGGCCGGGGTCGACGTCCACATGATCGAGATGGGCATGGCCTGGGACACCCCGGGGCCGGACGGCAAGATCTTCGCCAACACGACCAGCCCCGACCAGCGGTCCTACTGGCTGCGCACCAGGACGAAGCAGCCGCTCAGCAACTTCCTCGGCTTTCCCATCGACAGGGACGTCCCGCGCTACACCGGCGTCCTGGACGCCGAGGAGATGGGCGGCATCATCGTCTACCAGGGCCGCGGCGTCGGCGGGGGCTCGCTGGTCAACGGAGGCATGGCGGTCACCCCCAGGCGGGAGAACTTCGGTGCCGTCCTCCCGTCGGTCGACGCCGGCCCGATGTACTCCGTCTACTACCCGCGCGCCAACGCGGGTCTCGGTGTCGGCACGGTCGACCCGGCGTGGTTCGAGACCGCCGACTGCTACCAGTACGCCAGGGTCGGCCGTAAGCACGCCCAGCGTTCGGGCTTCCCGTTCGTCTTCGTGCCCGACGTGTACGACTGGGACTACATGGAGCAGGAGGCCGCCGGGACCGTCCCGAAGTCCGCACTCGCGGGCGAGATCCTCTACGGCAACAACTACGGCAAGAAGTCCCTGCAGAAGACCTACCTCGCCCGGGCGAGGGCGACCGGACACGTCTTCGTCTCACCGCTGCACAAGGTCACCTCGGTCGCCCCGGCCACCGGCGGCGGCTACCTGGTCGTCATCGACCAGCTCGACACCACCGGCGCCACCACGACCACCAAGACCGTCACCGCGGACCGCGTGTTCTTCGCGGCGGGCAGCGTCGGCACGAGCAAACTCCTGGTCCGGCTCAAGGCCACCGGCGCGCTGCCGAACCTCAACGGCGAGGTCGGCAGGGGCTGGGGCGACAACGGCAACGTGATGTGCGGCCGGGCCAACCACCTGTGGGACCCCACCGGCGCCCTGCAGTCGTCCATCCCGTGCTCCGGCATCGACAACTGGGCGGCGGGCGGCGCGTTCGCCGAGGTGGCGCCCCTGCCCACCGGCATCGAGACCTACGCCTCGTTCTACCTGTCCATCACCAAGAACCCGAACCGCGCCCGGTTCTCCTGGAACGCCTCCGCCGGCCGGGTCGACCTCGACTGGCAGACCGCCTGGAAGCAGCCGTCCATCGACATGGCCAAGACGATCTTCGACAGGATCAACGCCAAGGAGGGCACGATCTACCGCACCGATCTCTTCGGTACGTACAAGATCTGGGGCGACCACCTCACGTACCACCCCCTGGGCGGCGCGGTGCTCGACAAGGCGACCGACAACTACGGCCGCCTGCACGGACACCCCGGTCTGTACGTCATCGACGGGGCGCTCATCCCGGGCAACACCAGCGTCAACCCGTTCGTCACCATCACGGCGCTCGCCGAGCGGAACATCGAGGCGATCATCGCCGCGGACCTGTAG
- a CDS encoding dihydrodipicolinate reductase, producing MIPTVVWGTGNVGRAAIRAVEAHPALGLAAVLVHSPGKVGRDAGDLGGLGRGLGVAATDDVDAVLAARPRAVVYAASGDIRPDEALADVGRAIRSGAVVVTPSLYPLYDQRNAPPEFREPVLAAVAAGGGSLFVSGVDPGWGNDVLPLLVSGLGTVVDGIRCQEIFDYSTYDQEESVRFLVGMGQPMEYEPPMLAPSIPTMVWGGQIRLMARALAVEIDEIRETLERRPLDVTVRTRTMGVFEAGTQGAVRFEVQGLVGGEPRIVVEHVTRIHPSCAPDWPVPPGGDGAHRVIVEGRPRIEVTVQATDEGENRSAGGNATAVGRLVGAVEWLVAAEPGLYDALDVPLRPAAGRLGRK from the coding sequence ATGATTCCCACGGTGGTCTGGGGTACCGGAAACGTGGGCCGCGCGGCGATCCGCGCGGTCGAGGCACACCCGGCGCTCGGCCTCGCCGCGGTGCTCGTCCACAGTCCCGGCAAGGTCGGCCGCGACGCGGGCGACCTCGGCGGTCTCGGCCGGGGCCTGGGTGTCGCGGCGACCGACGACGTCGACGCCGTGCTGGCCGCCCGCCCCCGGGCCGTCGTGTACGCGGCGTCGGGCGACATCCGGCCCGACGAGGCCCTGGCCGACGTCGGCAGGGCGATCCGGAGCGGCGCCGTGGTGGTGACGCCGTCGCTGTACCCGCTCTACGACCAGCGCAACGCCCCGCCCGAGTTCCGCGAGCCCGTGCTCGCCGCCGTCGCGGCCGGCGGCGGGTCGCTGTTCGTCTCCGGTGTCGACCCGGGCTGGGGCAACGACGTGCTGCCGCTGCTGGTGAGCGGGCTCGGCACGGTCGTCGACGGCATCCGCTGCCAGGAGATCTTCGACTACTCCACGTACGACCAGGAGGAGTCGGTGCGGTTCCTGGTCGGGATGGGGCAGCCCATGGAGTACGAGCCGCCGATGCTCGCCCCGTCGATCCCGACGATGGTGTGGGGCGGGCAGATACGGCTGATGGCCAGGGCCCTGGCGGTGGAGATCGACGAGATCCGCGAGACCCTGGAGCGGCGCCCGCTCGACGTCACCGTACGCACCCGGACGATGGGCGTGTTCGAGGCCGGCACCCAGGGCGCGGTGCGCTTCGAGGTGCAGGGCCTCGTCGGGGGCGAGCCGCGCATCGTCGTCGAGCACGTCACCCGGATCCATCCCTCCTGCGCCCCGGACTGGCCGGTGCCGCCGGGCGGCGACGGGGCGCACCGCGTGATCGTCGAGGGCCGCCCGCGCATCGAGGTCACCGTCCAGGCGACCGACGAGGGCGAGAACCGGTCGGCGGGCGGGAACGCCACGGCGGTCGGCCGGCTGGTCGGCGCCGTCGAGTGGCTCGTGGCCGCGGAGCCGGGACTGTACGACGCGCTCGACGTCCCGCTGCGCCCCGCGGCCGGACGGCTCGGCAGGAAGTGA
- a CDS encoding cold-shock protein: protein MATGTVKWFNSEKGFGFIEQDGGGPDVFAHYSNIATQGFRELQEGQKVTFDVTQGQKGPQAENITPA, encoded by the coding sequence ATGGCTACTGGAACTGTCAAGTGGTTCAACAGCGAAAAGGGCTTCGGCTTCATCGAGCAGGACGGCGGCGGCCCGGACGTCTTCGCCCACTACTCGAACATCGCCACCCAGGGCTTCCGTGAGCTCCAGGAAGGCCAGAAGGTGACCTTCGATGTCACGCAGGGCCAGAAGGGCCCGCAGGCGGAGAACATCACTCCCGCCTGA
- a CDS encoding SpoIIE family protein phosphatase: MTGRAEHGTRTPGRLDPLLTGITTEAISAAGGFAGGVYLRSGTPGLLRLAVLSGLPGPLFRPWSRVHVDRRFPVADAFRLGVQVVLADATETMRRYPQFAAGLPFQFGSLYVPVVGRSTTYGVLTLLRPSVSDTTEVLPDRDRMAQLADDLGEALWNLEEEGGPEVVWDGEPLCVRPLASHPPAGRMGRFTWDPASGVVTADSRLHALLGVPPGVLTDTPQGLADAVAPADSPQILSALRETSVGRPPPLPLPVHAADGGLRLLELWTPEDLPVPSRPHTVRGLVLDPDIGSAGDGAADLLPEGVFCLDRLGLIVYANERAAHLLDRPRTRLLGRPLGEEVPWLERSAYEDHLREALLSSEPVHFHVVRPLDDGARHGEAPVPGPAGGDWMAISVYPGPDILTCTIVSANRVADPVPTAAHEGSAATGVPLSERPAAGVTSMAPLYRPIVLAIALTEAVTARQVSAVVMQELLPAFGGGRLAIYLLQERHLYLAWETGFPQGFLAPFEGVALDARIPGAETLTTGRPLFFESMQQLAAAYPGIPLDATEGSRAFLPLIASGRPVGSCILGFDRPRGFSTEERTVLTALAGLIAHAMEKAQRYDSEAALARGLQQALLPRRLSAHPQLETVGRYLPGTQGMDVGGDWYDVVESGHGLALVIGDVQGHGVQAAATMGQLRSAVRAFALGDRSPDEVMSGTNHLLIDLDPGLFASCCYIRLDPLTGLARVARAGHPPPILRYPDGRTHVLDIPGGIVLGVDPQAHYPVTELRLDPGAVLALYTDGLVERPGVDIDEGITALRVALARAGAPAARPGGRSLAGIADRLTAKARHVADRPDDIALLLATRRVTPRSHG, from the coding sequence ATGACTGGGAGAGCCGAGCACGGGACCCGGACGCCCGGACGCCTGGACCCGCTGCTCACGGGGATCACGACGGAGGCGATCAGCGCGGCCGGCGGCTTCGCGGGGGGCGTGTACCTGCGCTCCGGCACCCCCGGGCTGTTGCGGCTGGCGGTGCTCTCGGGCCTGCCCGGCCCGCTCTTCCGCCCCTGGTCGCGCGTGCACGTGGACCGCAGGTTCCCGGTGGCCGACGCGTTCCGGCTGGGCGTCCAGGTGGTGCTCGCGGACGCCACGGAGACGATGCGCCGTTACCCCCAGTTCGCGGCGGGTCTGCCGTTCCAGTTCGGCTCCCTGTACGTGCCGGTCGTGGGCAGGTCGACGACGTACGGCGTACTGACGCTGCTGCGCCCCTCGGTGTCGGACACCACCGAGGTGCTGCCCGACCGTGACCGCATGGCACAGCTGGCCGACGACCTGGGCGAGGCCCTGTGGAACCTGGAGGAGGAGGGCGGGCCCGAGGTCGTTTGGGACGGTGAGCCGCTCTGCGTACGGCCCCTGGCCAGCCATCCGCCCGCCGGGCGCATGGGGCGGTTCACCTGGGACCCGGCGTCCGGCGTGGTGACCGCGGACAGCCGTCTGCATGCCCTGCTGGGAGTACCGCCGGGCGTGCTCACGGACACCCCGCAGGGCCTGGCGGACGCGGTGGCGCCCGCCGACTCCCCGCAGATCCTGTCCGCCCTGCGGGAGACGTCCGTGGGCAGGCCGCCGCCCCTGCCCCTGCCGGTGCACGCGGCCGACGGCGGTCTGCGGCTGCTGGAGCTGTGGACCCCGGAGGACCTGCCCGTGCCGTCGCGGCCGCACACCGTGCGGGGTCTCGTCCTCGACCCGGACATCGGCTCGGCCGGCGACGGGGCGGCCGACCTGCTCCCCGAGGGCGTGTTCTGCCTGGACCGGCTGGGTCTGATCGTCTACGCGAACGAGCGGGCCGCCCACCTGCTGGACCGTCCCCGGACGCGGCTCCTGGGCCGGCCGCTGGGCGAGGAGGTGCCGTGGCTGGAGCGGTCCGCCTACGAGGACCACCTCCGCGAGGCCCTGCTGTCCTCGGAGCCGGTGCACTTCCATGTCGTACGGCCGCTCGACGACGGTGCCCGGCACGGGGAGGCGCCCGTGCCGGGGCCCGCGGGCGGTGACTGGATGGCCATCTCCGTCTACCCCGGACCCGACATCCTGACCTGCACCATCGTGTCCGCGAACCGGGTGGCCGACCCCGTCCCCACGGCAGCGCACGAGGGATCGGCGGCCACGGGTGTGCCCCTGTCCGAAAGACCGGCCGCCGGGGTCACCTCGATGGCCCCGCTCTACCGGCCGATCGTCCTCGCGATCGCGCTGACCGAGGCGGTCACCGCGCGGCAGGTGTCCGCGGTGGTGATGCAGGAGCTGCTGCCGGCCTTCGGCGGCGGCCGGCTCGCCATCTACCTGCTGCAGGAACGACACCTCTACCTGGCCTGGGAGACGGGCTTCCCGCAGGGTTTCCTGGCACCGTTCGAAGGGGTCGCGCTCGACGCGCGCATTCCCGGTGCGGAGACCCTCACCACCGGCCGCCCGCTGTTCTTCGAGTCGATGCAGCAGCTCGCGGCCGCCTACCCGGGCATACCCCTCGACGCGACGGAGGGCTCCCGGGCCTTCCTGCCCCTGATCGCCTCGGGCCGCCCGGTCGGGTCCTGCATCCTGGGCTTCGACCGCCCGCGCGGCTTCAGCACCGAGGAGCGCACGGTGCTCACGGCCCTCGCCGGGCTGATCGCCCACGCCATGGAGAAGGCACAGCGCTACGACAGCGAGGCCGCACTCGCACGGGGCCTGCAGCAGGCGCTCCTCCCCCGCCGCCTCTCGGCGCACCCGCAGCTGGAGACCGTCGGGCGCTATCTGCCGGGCACCCAGGGGATGGACGTGGGAGGCGACTGGTACGACGTCGTCGAGTCGGGGCACGGCCTCGCGCTCGTCATCGGGGACGTCCAGGGGCACGGCGTCCAGGCCGCCGCCACCATGGGGCAACTGCGCAGTGCCGTACGGGCCTTCGCGCTCGGCGACCGGTCGCCCGACGAGGTCATGAGCGGCACCAACCACCTGCTGATCGACCTCGACCCCGGTCTGTTCGCCAGCTGCTGCTACATCCGGCTGGATCCGCTCACCGGGCTGGCGCGGGTGGCCCGGGCGGGGCACCCGCCGCCGATCCTGCGGTACCCGGACGGCCGTACGCACGTCCTGGACATTCCCGGCGGGATCGTCCTCGGCGTGGACCCGCAGGCCCACTATCCGGTGACGGAGCTGCGGCTGGACCCCGGGGCCGTCCTCGCGCTCTACACCGACGGGCTGGTCGAGCGGCCCGGTGTCGACATCGACGAGGGCATCACCGCGCTGCGCGTCGCCCTGGCCCGGGCCGGAGCGCCCGCCGCGCGTCCCGGGGGCCGGTCGCTCGCGGGGATCGCCGACCGGCTCACCGCCAAGGCACGGCACGTCGCCGACCGCCCCGACGACATAGCGCTCCTGCTCGCCACGCGCCGCGTCACGCCGCGCTCGCACGGCTGA
- a CDS encoding carboxymuconolactone decarboxylase family protein — MNVDVPDGRNPIEYVWGEMVPGIGPAAADFSLAVYAHTTLGLREFEAARLRIAQINGCLFCLDWRTERDGRRVEEGFADAVTRWRTADALDARTRLAAEYAERYALDHHGLDEEFWARMTAHYSQAEIVELTMSLGSWLAFGRLNRVLGLDAMCVLPGHG; from the coding sequence ATGAACGTCGACGTCCCCGACGGCAGGAACCCGATCGAGTACGTGTGGGGCGAGATGGTCCCCGGCATCGGACCCGCCGCGGCGGACTTCTCGCTCGCCGTGTACGCCCACACGACCCTGGGGCTGCGTGAGTTCGAGGCCGCGCGGCTGCGGATCGCGCAGATCAACGGCTGCCTCTTCTGCCTCGACTGGCGGACCGAGCGGGACGGGCGCAGGGTCGAGGAGGGGTTCGCCGACGCGGTGACGCGGTGGCGCACGGCCGACGCCCTCGACGCGCGCACCCGCCTGGCCGCCGAGTACGCGGAGCGGTACGCCCTGGACCACCACGGTCTCGACGAGGAGTTCTGGGCGCGGATGACCGCGCACTACAGCCAGGCCGAGATCGTGGAACTGACCATGAGCCTCGGCTCCTGGCTGGCGTTCGGCCGCCTCAACCGCGTCCTGGGGCTCGACGCCATGTGCGTACTGCCGGGGCACGGATAG
- a CDS encoding DEAD/DEAH box helicase, giving the protein MNRSARTNDRFASNRKDGSGGFDRGGRSRSQGQGRPGARPGGNGRRPAAVQGEFAPPATLTPALPAVASFGELGLPTELLETLTGLGVQEPFPIQAATLPNSLAGRDVLGRGRTGSGKTLAFGLALLARTAGRRAEPRQPLALVLVPTRELAQQVTDALTPYAKALKLRMATVVGGMSIGRQAGALRSGAEVVVATPGRLADLVERRDCRLDRVGITVLDEADQMADMGFMPQVTALLDLVKPDGQRLLFSATLDRNIDLLVRRYLHDPVVHSVDPSAGTVTTMEHHVLYVHGADKYATATEIAARDGRVLMFLDTKHSVDQFTRHLLGSGVRAAALHGGKSQPQRNRTLAQFKSGAVTVLVATNVAARGIHVDDLDLVVNVDPPGDHKDYLHRGGRTARAGESGSVVTLVLPNQRRDMTRLLSDARIRPQVTQVRSGEAELSRITGAQTPSGVPVAGAAPITERPQRGGAPFRGMGTRPGRSGGESRRSAEARQTAEARKAARIRRGA; this is encoded by the coding sequence ATGAACCGATCAGCTCGCACGAACGATCGTTTCGCAAGCAACCGCAAGGACGGATCCGGCGGCTTCGACCGCGGTGGCCGCTCCCGCTCGCAGGGGCAGGGCCGTCCCGGCGCCCGTCCGGGTGGCAACGGACGGCGTCCCGCCGCGGTGCAGGGGGAGTTCGCGCCGCCCGCCACCCTCACCCCTGCCCTCCCGGCGGTGGCGTCCTTCGGTGAACTGGGCCTGCCCACGGAGCTGTTGGAGACGCTCACCGGCCTCGGCGTGCAGGAGCCGTTCCCGATCCAGGCCGCCACGCTGCCGAACTCGCTCGCGGGCCGTGACGTACTGGGCCGCGGCCGTACCGGCTCGGGCAAGACCCTCGCCTTCGGCCTCGCGCTGCTGGCCCGCACGGCCGGGCGGCGCGCCGAACCGCGGCAGCCGCTGGCCCTGGTCCTCGTCCCCACGCGCGAGCTGGCCCAGCAGGTCACCGACGCGCTCACGCCGTACGCCAAGGCCTTGAAACTGCGGATGGCCACCGTGGTCGGCGGCATGTCGATCGGCCGGCAGGCCGGCGCGCTGCGCTCGGGCGCCGAGGTCGTCGTCGCGACCCCGGGCCGCCTGGCGGACCTCGTCGAGCGCCGGGACTGCCGGCTGGACCGGGTCGGCATCACCGTCCTGGACGAGGCGGACCAGATGGCCGACATGGGCTTCATGCCCCAGGTCACCGCGCTCCTGGACCTGGTGAAGCCGGACGGGCAGCGCCTGCTGTTCTCGGCGACCCTGGACCGCAACATCGACCTGCTGGTACGCCGCTACCTCCACGACCCGGTGGTCCACTCGGTCGACCCGTCGGCGGGCACCGTCACCACGATGGAGCACCACGTGCTGTACGTGCACGGTGCGGACAAGTACGCCACCGCCACGGAGATCGCCGCCCGGGACGGGCGTGTGCTGATGTTCCTGGACACCAAGCACTCCGTCGACCAGTTCACCAGGCACCTGCTCGGCAGCGGGGTGCGGGCCGCCGCCCTGCACGGCGGCAAGTCGCAGCCCCAGCGGAACCGGACGCTCGCGCAGTTCAAGTCCGGCGCGGTCACCGTGCTGGTGGCGACCAACGTCGCGGCCCGCGGCATCCACGTCGACGATCTCGACCTCGTCGTCAACGTCGACCCGCCCGGCGACCACAAGGACTACCTGCACCGCGGCGGCCGTACGGCCCGCGCGGGCGAGTCCGGCAGCGTCGTCACGCTGGTCCTGCCCAACCAGCGCCGCGACATGACCCGCCTGCTGTCCGACGCCCGTATCCGGCCGCAGGTCACGCAGGTCCGCTCCGGCGAGGCCGAGCTGAGCCGCATCACCGGCGCGCAGACGCCGTCCGGCGTCCCCGTCGCCGGCGCCGCCCCGATCACGGAACGCCCGCAGCGCGGCGGCGCCCCGTTCCGCGGCATGGGCACCCGCCCGGGCCGCTCCGGCGGTGAATCCCGCCGCTCGGCGGAGGCCCGCCAGACGGCGGAGGCCCGCAAGGCGGCCCGGATCCGCCGGGGAGCGTAG
- a CDS encoding YqjF family protein, with the protein MLAPVSITSSVPEPITPDAPLVLHRPLLTQEWLDLTFVHWAVDPAAVAGLLPAGTTPDTLDGVTFVGLVAFRMHRVAWWRMPGVPYFGSFPETNVRLYSVDGYGRRGVVFRSMDASRLVPVLMGRLGFRLPYVWSRMSVRSDGDTVAYTSARRLPGPRGAYSRLVVRPAGRIAEPTVLEHFLTARWGMHNPFSGGAGFLPNDHPRWPLHRATLVACEEDLVRSAGLPAPLGEPVSVLYSPGVPVRLGRAMTGPPPG; encoded by the coding sequence ATGCTTGCGCCCGTGTCGATCACCTCATCCGTGCCGGAGCCGATCACGCCGGACGCTCCCCTCGTGCTCCACCGCCCGCTGCTGACGCAGGAGTGGCTGGACCTCACCTTCGTGCACTGGGCCGTCGACCCGGCGGCCGTGGCGGGGCTGCTGCCCGCCGGCACCACCCCCGACACCCTGGACGGTGTCACCTTCGTCGGCCTGGTCGCCTTCCGCATGCACCGGGTGGCCTGGTGGCGGATGCCGGGCGTGCCCTACTTCGGCTCGTTCCCGGAGACCAACGTGCGGCTGTACTCGGTGGACGGGTACGGGCGGCGCGGTGTGGTCTTCCGTTCCATGGACGCCTCCCGGCTCGTACCGGTGCTCATGGGGCGCCTGGGCTTCCGGCTGCCGTACGTATGGTCCCGCATGTCCGTGCGCAGCGACGGCGACACCGTCGCCTACACCAGCGCGCGACGCCTGCCCGGCCCGCGGGGCGCGTACAGCCGTCTCGTCGTCAGGCCCGCCGGGCGGATAGCCGAGCCGACCGTGCTCGAACACTTCCTGACCGCCCGCTGGGGCATGCACAACCCCTTCTCCGGCGGTGCCGGCTTCCTGCCCAACGACCATCCGCGCTGGCCGCTGCACCGCGCGACGCTGGTCGCGTGCGAGGAGGACCTCGTCCGGTCCGCCGGGCTGCCCGCGCCCCTGGGGGAGCCGGTGAGCGTGCTGTACTCGCCGGGGGTCCCGGTACGCCTGGGCCGCGCCATGACGGGCCCGCCGCCCGGGTGA
- a CDS encoding CdaR family transcriptional regulator: MHQAVRSRVELGHGPPSVTLSRAPKVRSLIDADALRVLHRSARVLLNNLPELTDRLVAVLREREPAYRSTLESDPVGTWQEAHRSLRHSVGSLLDPRGAREAALRCSWKIGAARAEQGLPLDALLHAFRLGGSLIWQTLVEETSRTAPEDVRLLVHVAADVWNFVDEHCTLVADVYRKVERQHAWRQEHRVRLLTAALLDGTSRIADVAETAEALDLPEQGRYAVVAVAGGRRSGRAPLHAAVVPSGARVYWHTGVDVDHGIVLVDGADLPGPGQGLRAPAGTRVGVGPLVTGLAAVGDARRLADMALSMCAADGDTVRLTEQLPAALVMSCPELGAALAEEVLGPLLRLEPSDRDILLDTLAAWLECDGSAQRASVRLYCHRNTVLNRLKRCEQLTGRSLTRPADMVELSLALTARRLLRA, encoded by the coding sequence ATGCATCAGGCAGTACGGTCCCGAGTCGAGCTCGGACACGGACCGCCGTCCGTCACGCTGTCGCGTGCCCCGAAGGTCCGTTCGCTGATCGACGCCGACGCCCTGCGCGTACTGCACCGGTCGGCCCGGGTGCTGCTGAACAACCTCCCCGAGCTGACCGACCGGCTCGTGGCGGTGCTGCGGGAGCGGGAACCCGCCTACCGGAGCACACTGGAGAGCGATCCGGTGGGCACCTGGCAGGAGGCGCACCGCTCGCTGCGGCACAGTGTCGGTTCCCTGCTCGACCCGCGCGGCGCGCGGGAGGCGGCGCTGCGCTGCTCGTGGAAGATCGGCGCGGCGCGTGCCGAACAGGGCCTGCCGCTCGATGCGCTCCTGCACGCCTTCCGGCTCGGCGGATCCCTGATCTGGCAGACGCTCGTCGAGGAGACCTCCCGGACCGCCCCCGAGGACGTCCGGCTGCTCGTCCACGTGGCGGCCGACGTGTGGAACTTCGTCGACGAGCACTGCACCCTCGTGGCGGACGTCTACCGCAAGGTCGAACGGCAGCACGCCTGGCGCCAGGAGCACCGCGTGCGCCTGCTGACCGCGGCCCTGCTCGACGGCACGAGCCGGATCGCCGACGTCGCCGAGACGGCGGAGGCCCTCGACCTGCCCGAACAGGGCCGCTACGCCGTGGTCGCCGTCGCGGGCGGACGCCGGAGCGGCCGCGCCCCCCTGCACGCCGCCGTCGTCCCGTCCGGTGCGCGCGTGTACTGGCACACCGGCGTGGACGTCGACCACGGCATCGTCCTGGTCGACGGCGCGGACCTGCCGGGACCGGGGCAGGGGCTGCGGGCCCCCGCGGGTACGAGGGTCGGCGTCGGGCCCCTCGTGACGGGGCTGGCCGCGGTGGGGGACGCCCGCAGGCTGGCGGACATGGCGCTGAGCATGTGCGCGGCCGACGGGGACACCGTACGGCTGACCGAGCAGTTGCCCGCGGCTCTGGTGATGTCGTGCCCCGAGCTGGGCGCCGCCCTCGCCGAGGAGGTCCTCGGACCGCTGCTGCGTCTGGAGCCGTCCGACCGCGACATCCTGCTGGACACGCTGGCGGCGTGGCTCGAGTGCGACGGGTCGGCGCAGCGGGCGAGTGTCCGCCTGTACTGCCATCGCAACACCGTCCTGAACCGGCTCAAGCGGTGCGAACAGCTGACCGGGCGCTCGCTCACCCGCCCCGCCGACATGGTGGAGCTCAGTCTCGCGCTGACCGCCCGCCGTCTGCTGCGTGCGTGA